The proteins below come from a single Deltaproteobacteria bacterium genomic window:
- a CDS encoding zf-HC2 domain-containing protein encodes MTCRELVEFLADYLAGELAPEARRVFETHLGDCPECATYLRGYADAIRLARACAETDDAVPAEVPERLVRAIVAARRRA; translated from the coding sequence ATGACCTGCCGCGAGCTGGTCGAGTTCCTGGCCGACTACCTGGCGGGCGAGCTCGCCCCGGAGGCGCGGCGCGTCTTCGAGACCCACCTCGGCGACTGCCCGGAGTGCGCGACGTACCTCCGCGGCTACGCCGACGCGATCCGGCTCGCGCGGGCGTGCGCCGAGACCGACGACGCGGTGCCGGCCGAGGTCCCGGAGCGGCTGGTGCGGGCGATCGTGGCCGCGCGCCGGCGGGCGTGA